One genomic window of Bacteroides sp. includes the following:
- a CDS encoding VWA domain-containing protein: MTFAYKPFLMLLGFIPLLVVWYIWKYREHGADLRFSHSEFLVGVKKSLRLRLLQLPFFLRMLVLALLIIALARPQSSSQSQDVSVEGIDIMVALDISGSMLAEDFRPNRLEVAKKTALEFIEMRPTDRLGMSVFSGESFTLCPLTTDHVLLKELTSGVTTGMVEDGTAIGDGLANAINRLRESEAISKVIILLTDGISNAGVIDPLTAAEIASVYGNRVYTIGVGSKGSVPYPFQTPLGVQYRQVEIPLDEALLTQIAEMTGGAYYWADNEQKLQEIYQEIDQLERTRIDVTEFTRKTDEFFLLVIAALFLLLLEIVLRNTWLRTNP, encoded by the coding sequence ATAACTTTTGCATATAAACCTTTTTTAATGCTGCTGGGCTTCATCCCGCTGCTGGTGGTCTGGTATATCTGGAAGTACCGTGAGCACGGGGCCGACCTAAGGTTTTCCCATTCAGAATTTCTGGTAGGTGTAAAAAAAAGCTTGAGGCTCCGTTTGCTTCAATTGCCTTTTTTTTTACGAATGCTTGTGCTGGCATTGTTAATTATTGCCCTTGCAAGGCCGCAGTCTTCCTCACAGTCTCAGGATGTCAGCGTGGAGGGCATTGACATTATGGTTGCTCTTGATATCTCTGGTTCAATGCTGGCCGAGGATTTCAGGCCAAACCGGCTTGAAGTGGCCAAGAAAACCGCTCTTGAGTTTATTGAAATGCGTCCCACGGATCGCCTGGGGATGTCTGTTTTCAGTGGTGAAAGCTTTACCCTTTGCCCCTTGACCACTGACCATGTCCTGCTAAAGGAGCTTACTTCAGGGGTCACGACAGGTATGGTCGAAGATGGCACTGCTATTGGTGATGGCCTTGCCAACGCCATTAACCGTTTGCGCGAAAGCGAGGCTATCAGTAAAGTCATCATTTTACTTACCGATGGTATTAGCAATGCCGGCGTGATAGACCCTCTTACTGCGGCAGAAATTGCCAGTGTATATGGCAATAGGGTTTATACCATTGGTGTGGGAAGTAAGGGGAGCGTCCCCTACCCTTTCCAGACCCCACTGGGAGTGCAATACCGTCAGGTGGAAATTCCCCTGGATGAAGCGCTGTTGACACAAATTGCCGAAATGACCGGGGGTGCCTATTACTGGGCTGATAATGAACAAAAGTTACAGGAAATTTACCAGGAAATTGACCAGTTGGAGCGGACCCGTATTGACGTGACAGAGTTTACACGTAAAACGGATGAATTTTTTCTCCTGGTCATCGCGGCTTTGTTTTTGTTACTTTTAGAAATAGTGTTACGCAACACCTGGTTAAGAACAAATCCCTGA
- a CDS encoding tetratricopeptide repeat protein has protein sequence MYRIIITSITFLFVAHGILYGQADQRHIRQGNKLYQGEKFNEAEIRYRQSLEENPQNTRGMFNLGNALYRQGRFDEAAELFEGLSQFAPGEIEKASAYHNLGNAFLQSQKYAESVEAYKNALRINPEDEETRFNLAYAMRMLQEQPQQDQEDQDQNDQEQNQDQQKNQDQQQDEQNQDQQNEQQQPQHRPDQITPQDAQRILDALNQKEQKVQEDLKREQKQRGTVRQEREW, from the coding sequence ATGTACAGGATCATAATCACCAGTATAACATTTCTTTTTGTGGCCCACGGAATCCTTTACGGGCAGGCCGACCAGCGGCATATCCGTCAGGGGAATAAACTCTACCAGGGCGAGAAGTTTAATGAAGCAGAGATTCGTTACCGGCAGTCGCTGGAAGAGAACCCTCAAAATACCAGGGGAATGTTTAACCTGGGGAATGCCTTGTACCGCCAGGGCCGTTTTGATGAAGCGGCAGAACTGTTTGAAGGTTTGTCGCAGTTTGCTCCTGGTGAGATCGAGAAAGCCTCTGCCTATCATAACTTGGGGAATGCCTTTCTTCAATCGCAGAAATATGCCGAAAGCGTGGAGGCGTATAAAAATGCCCTGCGAATAAACCCTGAAGATGAAGAGACCCGTTTTAACCTGGCCTACGCCATGCGAATGTTGCAGGAACAGCCGCAGCAGGATCAGGAAGACCAGGATCAGAATGATCAGGAACAGAATCAGGATCAGCAGAAAAATCAGGACCAGCAGCAAGATGAGCAAAATCAGGACCAGCAGAATGAACAGCAGCAGCCGCAGCACAGGCCTGATCAGATCACTCCGCAGGATGCCCAGCGAATTCTGGACGCCCTGAATCAGAAGGAACAAAAAGTTCAGGAAGACCTGAAGCGTGAACAAAAACAGCGCGGAACGGTCCGGCAGGAAAGAGAATGGTAA
- a CDS encoding transketolase family protein, which yields MMKEYTYAEKKDTRSGFGAGLLEVGLRNPNVVALCADLTGSLKMNDFQKTFPERFFQVGIAEANMMGIAAGLTIGGKIPYTGTFANFSTGRVYDQIRQSIAYSKKNVKICASHAGLTLGEDGATHQILEDIGMMKMLPNMTVVVPCDYNQTKAATIAIADHQGPVYLRFGRPSVPNFTGADEPFEIGKAIILNEGTDISIFACGHLVWEALKAGKMLYQKGISAEIINVHTIKPLDKKTILHSVQKTGCVVTAEEHQVNGGLGESITRLLAENQPTPVELIGVNDRFGESGTPAQLMEKYGLNGASIVKAAYKVLAIKSKHF from the coding sequence ATGATGAAGGAATACACTTACGCTGAAAAGAAAGATACGAGATCAGGTTTTGGAGCAGGTTTGCTTGAGGTGGGCCTTCGGAATCCCAACGTGGTTGCCTTGTGTGCTGACTTGACTGGCTCACTGAAGATGAATGATTTTCAAAAGACTTTTCCTGAACGTTTTTTTCAGGTGGGAATTGCAGAAGCCAATATGATGGGGATTGCTGCTGGCCTGACGATTGGGGGCAAGATCCCTTATACCGGTACTTTTGCGAATTTTAGCACGGGCAGGGTATATGATCAGATTCGCCAGAGTATCGCCTATTCAAAAAAGAATGTAAAGATTTGTGCTTCCCATGCAGGCTTGACACTAGGAGAAGATGGCGCAACCCATCAGATTCTTGAGGACATTGGCATGATGAAGATGCTGCCCAATATGACGGTGGTGGTTCCCTGCGATTACAACCAAACGAAGGCAGCCACAATAGCCATTGCCGACCATCAAGGACCTGTTTACCTGCGCTTCGGGAGACCTTCCGTTCCAAATTTTACCGGTGCAGATGAACCCTTTGAGATCGGGAAAGCCATCATACTCAATGAGGGAACTGATATCAGCATCTTTGCATGCGGGCATTTGGTTTGGGAAGCCCTGAAAGCAGGAAAAATGCTTTACCAGAAAGGAATCAGTGCGGAGATAATAAATGTTCACACCATTAAACCATTGGACAAAAAAACCATCTTACATTCAGTTCAAAAGACAGGCTGTGTAGTTACTGCTGAGGAGCACCAGGTAAATGGGGGGTTGGGGGAATCGATAACCCGCCTATTGGCCGAAAATCAACCCACCCCTGTTGAACTGATAGGGGTCAATGATCGTTTTGGAGAAAGCGGCACACCTGCCCAGCTGATGGAAAAATACGGACTGAATGGCGCCAGTATTGTTAAGGCAGCCTATAAAGTATTAGCGATTAAGTCGAAGCATTTTTAA
- a CDS encoding VWA domain-containing protein yields MIIWVLFFGISGLFAGQSHAQYASPPLTRILILYDASHSMLARWQSDTRMNIARNVITNLLDSLETVDNLEVALRVFGHQKRYPPQDCNDTRLEVPFGPDGISKIRLKLRSIQPKGSTPIANSLASAADDFPPCSNCRNIIILITDGLEECGGDPCVVSRELQQKGIFLKPYVIGIGRDFREAFDCVGHYFDASTESGFKASMNVIISQVLGRTSSQINLIDNEGKPTETNIAVSFFDQETGRPLESIIHTLNYRGLPDTIFFLIPSMDYRMVVHTTPQVELKNIRIQSGRHNIIAVDAPQGLMNIRTSGQVSMNYQAIVRKAGNSETLKLQQLGNTEKYLVGKYDIEVLSLPRVYVKDVEIKQNYTTQVEIPQPGIAVIRLRAPGYANILQETGGGLTQIYSLRENISNETIYLQPGSYRLVYRSRVSSNTAFSTERKFVIESGQTVRVDIN; encoded by the coding sequence TTGATCATATGGGTCCTGTTTTTTGGTATTTCTGGTCTTTTTGCTGGCCAGAGTCATGCGCAATATGCCTCACCTCCCTTGACCCGGATCCTGATCCTCTATGATGCTTCTCACAGTATGCTTGCCCGATGGCAAAGCGATACGCGGATGAATATCGCCCGCAACGTGATCACTAATTTGCTTGATAGTCTGGAAACCGTTGATAACCTGGAGGTGGCCCTGCGGGTTTTTGGGCATCAGAAACGCTACCCTCCTCAAGACTGTAATGATACCCGCCTGGAGGTGCCCTTTGGCCCTGACGGAATCAGCAAAATAAGGCTTAAGTTGCGAAGCATTCAACCCAAGGGAAGCACCCCGATAGCCAATTCACTGGCGAGTGCGGCAGACGATTTCCCTCCTTGCAGTAATTGCAGGAATATCATTATATTGATCACCGATGGACTGGAAGAATGTGGGGGTGACCCATGTGTCGTTTCGCGTGAACTTCAGCAAAAAGGCATTTTCCTTAAACCCTATGTCATTGGCATTGGAAGAGATTTCAGGGAAGCCTTCGATTGTGTAGGGCATTATTTTGATGCTTCTACTGAATCTGGCTTCAAAGCCAGCATGAATGTTATCATTTCGCAGGTCCTGGGAAGGACCAGTTCGCAAATCAACCTGATTGACAATGAAGGTAAACCTACTGAAACCAACATCGCCGTTTCTTTCTTTGACCAGGAAACGGGAAGGCCGCTGGAAAGTATCATTCATACTTTGAATTACAGAGGGTTGCCCGATACCATTTTTTTCCTGATCCCTTCAATGGATTACCGAATGGTGGTCCATACCACTCCCCAGGTTGAATTAAAAAATATCCGGATTCAATCAGGGCGGCACAACATCATTGCGGTGGATGCACCGCAGGGGTTGATGAACATCCGCACCAGCGGACAGGTTTCCATGAACTACCAAGCCATCGTGAGGAAAGCAGGGAATAGCGAAACCCTGAAATTGCAACAATTGGGAAATACTGAAAAATACCTTGTTGGAAAATATGATATTGAAGTGCTTTCCCTGCCTAGGGTATATGTGAAGGATGTTGAAATAAAACAAAACTACACCACCCAGGTTGAAATTCCCCAGCCGGGCATTGCAGTGATCAGACTTCGCGCCCCGGGTTATGCGAATATTCTTCAGGAAACTGGGGGAGGGCTAACCCAAATTTATTCCCTACGCGAAAATATTTCAAATGAGACCATTTACCTGCAACCAGGCAGTTACAGGCTGGTATACCGATCAAGGGTCTCAAGCAACACGGCCTTTTCAACCGAAAGGAAATTCGTTATTGAATCCGGGCAAACGGTGCGCGTGGATATCAACTGA
- the ettA gene encoding energy-dependent translational throttle protein EttA — protein sequence MSDDKKIIFSMVGVSKLFPQNNKQVLKDIYLSFFYGAKIGIIGLNGSGKSTLMRIIAGEEKSFQGEVVFSAGYSVGYLPQEPELDPAKTVKEIVEEGVADLVSVLKEYDEVNLKFAEPMTDEEMNELIERQGFLSDLIEQHNGWDLDSRLERAMDALRCPEPDNPVKHLSGGEKRRVALCRLLLKEPDILLLDEPTNHLDAESVEWLEIHLKQYKGTVIAITHDRYFLDNVAGWILELDRGEGIPWKGNYSSWLEQKARRLEMEEKSESKRRKTLERELEWVRMSPKGRHAKAKARLGAYDKMLNEDVKLKEERLEIFIPNGPRLGNKVIEAHGVNKAFGDKLLFENLEFSLPPAGIVGIIGPNGAGKTTLFRMIMGQVAADKGTFSVGETVKIGYVDQSHAEIDPEKNVWEVISGGHEIINLSGRAMNSRAYVARFNFSGADQGKKCGVLSGGERNRLHLAMTLKSEANVLLLDEPTNDIDVNTLRALEEGLENYAGCAVIITHDRWFLDRVATHILAFEGDSQVIYFEGSYSEYEENKKKRLGDTSPKRIKYRKLKAD from the coding sequence ATGAGCGACGACAAGAAGATTATTTTTTCAATGGTTGGGGTCAGTAAGTTATTTCCCCAAAACAACAAACAAGTCCTGAAGGACATTTACCTTTCCTTCTTTTACGGGGCAAAGATTGGCATCATAGGTTTGAACGGATCGGGGAAATCAACCCTCATGCGCATCATTGCCGGCGAGGAAAAGTCCTTCCAGGGTGAAGTAGTCTTTTCGGCAGGGTATTCGGTTGGATACCTTCCACAGGAACCCGAACTGGATCCTGCGAAAACGGTAAAAGAAATTGTTGAGGAAGGAGTAGCGGATTTGGTCAGTGTCCTGAAGGAATATGATGAGGTGAATCTGAAGTTTGCCGAGCCCATGACCGATGAAGAAATGAACGAGCTCATTGAACGGCAGGGCTTTTTATCGGACCTCATTGAACAACATAATGGCTGGGATCTTGACAGCCGGCTTGAGCGGGCCATGGATGCCCTTCGCTGCCCTGAACCCGATAACCCTGTCAAGCATTTGAGCGGGGGAGAAAAACGCCGTGTGGCCTTATGCAGGCTGCTGCTGAAAGAACCGGACATCCTGCTGCTGGACGAACCTACTAACCATCTGGATGCAGAAAGTGTGGAATGGCTGGAAATCCACCTTAAGCAATATAAAGGCACCGTAATCGCCATAACGCATGACCGCTATTTTCTGGATAATGTGGCAGGGTGGATCCTTGAACTTGACCGCGGTGAGGGAATTCCGTGGAAAGGAAATTACAGCTCCTGGCTTGAACAAAAAGCCAGGCGGCTTGAGATGGAAGAAAAGTCTGAGAGCAAACGCCGCAAAACCCTGGAACGGGAGCTGGAATGGGTTCGGATGAGTCCCAAAGGCCGCCATGCCAAGGCTAAGGCCAGGCTTGGGGCTTATGACAAGATGCTCAATGAAGACGTTAAACTAAAGGAAGAGAGGCTGGAAATCTTCATCCCCAATGGGCCCAGGCTCGGAAACAAGGTCATTGAAGCCCACGGGGTAAACAAGGCCTTTGGCGATAAACTGCTTTTTGAGAACCTGGAATTTTCCCTTCCTCCAGCTGGCATCGTTGGAATAATTGGCCCCAATGGGGCAGGAAAAACCACGTTGTTCAGGATGATCATGGGACAGGTGGCGGCCGACAAAGGAACCTTTAGTGTTGGGGAAACTGTTAAAATTGGTTATGTCGACCAGTCGCATGCAGAAATAGATCCCGAAAAAAATGTCTGGGAAGTCATTTCCGGAGGCCATGAAATAATCAACCTTTCGGGGCGTGCAATGAACAGCAGGGCATATGTGGCCCGGTTCAACTTCAGTGGAGCAGACCAGGGAAAGAAATGCGGGGTTCTATCAGGAGGTGAACGTAACCGCCTGCACCTGGCGATGACTTTGAAGTCCGAGGCTAACGTACTCCTGCTGGATGAGCCTACCAACGACATCGATGTCAATACCTTAAGGGCCCTCGAGGAAGGCCTGGAAAACTATGCAGGGTGTGCTGTAATCATTACGCATGATCGCTGGTTCCTTGACCGTGTTGCAACCCATATCCTGGCCTTTGAAGGCGACTCTCAAGTAATCTATTTTGAAGGCAGTTATTCAGAATATGAAGAAAACAAAAAGAAAAGACTTGGAGACACAAGCCCAAAAAGAATAAAATACCGCAAGTTGAAAGCGGATTAG
- a CDS encoding VWA domain-containing protein: protein MEIFRFENPQYLFLLALIPVLLGLFWLSWRIRKIALKRFGNSVVAGSLMPGRSLRRPWIRFSLLLAGLSMLVLALADPMVGSRMQEAKREGIDVMIALDVSRSMLAEDIKPNRLERAKMAVSRLIDRLDNDRVGLVVFAGNAITQVPVTSDHSAAKMILRTVNTNSVAVQGTALGSAIERSLASFSGEKLENKVIIVISDGENHLDDPVEQARLASEQGVVIHTVGIGTPAGAPIPLYRGDQLSGFLRDNQGNTVVSRYDEATLRGIADATGGVFRHGTGSDMGLNSILDEIKKVEKDTFETMVFADYQSRYHYFVALALLFLVLEIFIFERKNKWLEKIKLFD from the coding sequence ATGGAAATATTCAGATTTGAAAACCCGCAATACTTGTTTCTCCTGGCACTGATTCCAGTGCTGCTGGGGTTGTTCTGGCTTTCCTGGCGTATTCGAAAAATAGCCTTAAAACGCTTTGGAAATTCCGTGGTGGCGGGATCTTTAATGCCGGGGCGCTCGTTGAGGAGGCCATGGATAAGATTTAGCCTTTTGCTGGCCGGGCTATCGATGTTGGTGCTGGCACTTGCTGACCCCATGGTTGGAAGCCGGATGCAGGAAGCCAAACGCGAAGGCATTGACGTGATGATCGCGTTGGATGTGAGCCGAAGTATGCTTGCCGAGGATATAAAGCCCAACCGGCTGGAGCGGGCCAAAATGGCTGTCTCAAGACTGATTGACCGGCTGGATAATGACCGGGTAGGGCTTGTGGTATTTGCCGGGAACGCCATAACGCAGGTTCCGGTTACTTCTGACCATTCAGCAGCCAAGATGATATTGCGAACGGTAAATACTAATTCAGTAGCTGTCCAGGGTACTGCCCTGGGAAGTGCAATTGAAAGATCGCTGGCTTCGTTCTCTGGTGAGAAATTGGAAAATAAGGTGATCATTGTCATCAGTGATGGAGAAAATCATCTGGACGATCCGGTTGAGCAGGCAAGGCTTGCAAGCGAGCAAGGGGTTGTAATCCATACGGTTGGGATTGGCACCCCAGCCGGGGCGCCCATCCCTTTATATCGGGGTGATCAATTATCTGGTTTTTTGCGAGATAACCAGGGAAATACCGTAGTCTCTCGTTATGATGAAGCAACCCTGAGGGGCATTGCTGATGCGACCGGTGGGGTATTTAGGCACGGCACTGGGTCTGATATGGGTTTGAACAGCATTCTCGATGAGATTAAAAAAGTGGAGAAGGATACTTTTGAAACCATGGTATTTGCAGATTACCAGAGTCGTTATCATTATTTTGTAGCCCTTGCACTCCTTTTTCTTGTGCTGGAGATCTTTATTTTTGAAAGAAAGAATAAGTGGCTGGAAAAGATCAAGTTGTTTGATTAG
- a CDS encoding sigma-70 family RNA polymerase sigma factor, with translation MTHYSDEELIRRFQESENPRYAFDLIVRKFQEQVYWHIRRLVISHEDANDVAQEVFIKAWKALPDFRGDSGLFTWLYRIATNEALSFLKKKKKRFLLPLTDVEQQLSNSLETDAYFEGREIEKKIQQAILTLPEKQRVVFNLRYYDEMKYEEMSRILDTSEGALKASYHHAAKKIEKFLTS, from the coding sequence ATGACGCATTATTCTGACGAGGAGTTAATCCGGCGTTTCCAGGAATCGGAAAATCCCCGATATGCGTTCGACCTGATCGTCAGAAAATTTCAGGAACAAGTATACTGGCACATCCGGCGGCTCGTGATCAGCCACGAGGATGCCAATGACGTTGCACAGGAGGTTTTTATCAAAGCCTGGAAAGCCCTGCCTGATTTCAGGGGTGATTCAGGCCTTTTTACGTGGTTGTACAGGATCGCAACCAATGAAGCCCTATCTTTCCTTAAAAAGAAAAAAAAGCGTTTTCTATTGCCCCTCACAGATGTTGAACAGCAACTCAGCAATTCATTGGAAACCGATGCCTATTTTGAAGGCAGGGAGATTGAGAAAAAAATTCAACAAGCCATTCTGACCCTACCGGAAAAGCAAAGAGTCGTTTTCAATCTTCGGTATTATGATGAAATGAAATACGAAGAGATGTCGCGGATTTTAGACACCTCGGAAGGAGCCCTGAAGGCCTCGTACCATCACGCCGCAAAAAAAATTGAAAAATTTCTGACTTCGTGA
- a CDS encoding tetratricopeptide repeat protein, producing MGKQVIILFFAIFFFGIPVRGIEPNELIEQANQAYVNGEYSYSIELYESVIKQKLEAPELYYNLGNAYFKENKFGPAILNYERALRLKPSDENIRFNLEIARSRIVDQINPVPLIFYENWWKSFYSLFSPNTWAVLLILLLVVSLVLLGIFFFSWIRGIKKTTFSLAVLFLLLTFVCMGAARAQYYHLFQKQEAIVMTPRVTAKSSPDETSPDLFVIHEGSKARITNELGEWYEIRLVNGNVGWLKRSAVEII from the coding sequence ATGGGCAAGCAGGTGATTATCCTTTTCTTTGCCATTTTCTTTTTTGGGATACCAGTTCGTGGGATTGAACCCAATGAACTGATTGAGCAAGCTAATCAAGCTTATGTAAATGGTGAATATTCCTATTCCATTGAACTTTACGAGTCGGTAATTAAACAAAAACTAGAAGCGCCTGAGTTGTACTATAACCTTGGCAACGCCTATTTCAAAGAGAACAAATTTGGCCCGGCCATCCTTAATTATGAGCGTGCCCTCAGGCTAAAACCCTCAGATGAAAACATCAGGTTTAACCTTGAAATTGCCCGATCACGCATTGTTGACCAGATCAATCCTGTCCCCCTGATTTTCTATGAAAATTGGTGGAAAAGTTTCTATTCGTTGTTCAGCCCCAACACCTGGGCTGTATTGTTGATCCTTTTGCTGGTGGTCTCCCTGGTTCTTTTGGGTATTTTTTTCTTCTCGTGGATTCGTGGGATCAAAAAAACCACCTTCTCTCTGGCCGTCCTGTTTTTGCTCCTGACATTTGTATGCATGGGTGCTGCCAGGGCGCAGTACTATCATTTATTCCAGAAACAGGAGGCTATCGTAATGACTCCGAGGGTTACAGCCAAAAGTTCCCCTGATGAAACCAGTCCTGACCTGTTTGTGATTCACGAAGGGAGTAAAGCCCGCATCACAAATGAGCTAGGCGAATGGTATGAGATAAGGCTGGTCAACGGGAATGTGGGTTGGCTTAAAAGATCGGCGGTAGAAATCATTTAA
- a CDS encoding BatD family protein — MKIKAFLIGTLCLLMVMPLWADELTFTASGPSQVGLGERFRVVYSASKRPSDFKGPDFGDFLVLSGPNQSSSSSTQIINGQVTRSENHSYTYILESTSEGTFTISPASITVNGDRYESNALSILVSGQAPQASKQPAPVPGQQQAPGSSGVSDRDIFLRALVSNSSPYQGQPITLTYKLYTRVVVSQYSIEKLPTYQGFWAEDVTGSGQPPQVTEEVVDGVRYNAAIVRQVVLFPQRVGELTIEPLDMQTLVRVSAPRMSGSLLDEFFGGSPFGSFQNVDKPLRSHQVRVNVKTLPAQNRPPSFTGMVGSFEMKTELSPLQANVNEPVTLSISISGNGNLRMLEQPDVQFPVNLEAFDPNITDNIRVSASGVSGSRSFEYLLIPRTGGTFEIPAIQFSYFDPVGGRYVTRTGEPFSVEISGSAQAMGEGPGGVNQEEVSYLTSDIRFIQNKVFRLKPIGSMFFRSNLFYALLLGTIVLFGLFLFVWRRHIRIHGDTALMRNRKARKMAAKRLKKAGAFLEKGKSNEFYDEIFRALWGYLSDKFNIPVSELNKEEVSLVFKQKEVSQEMAQKFLEALNECEFARFAPGAPEVRMEEIYQRAMDTLVTLEKELKNKKS, encoded by the coding sequence ATGAAGATAAAGGCTTTTCTCATAGGAACGTTATGCCTTTTGATGGTGATGCCATTGTGGGCCGACGAGTTGACTTTTACTGCCTCAGGACCCTCGCAGGTTGGCCTTGGAGAGCGTTTCAGGGTAGTTTACTCAGCCAGCAAACGTCCGTCGGATTTCAAAGGACCCGATTTTGGAGATTTTTTGGTGCTTTCAGGGCCCAATCAGTCCTCGAGTTCTTCCACCCAGATTATAAATGGGCAGGTGACTCGTTCTGAAAACCATTCTTATACCTACATTCTGGAATCCACCAGCGAAGGGACTTTCACCATATCTCCTGCAAGCATTACGGTAAACGGTGATCGCTACGAGTCGAATGCCTTAAGCATACTGGTATCCGGCCAGGCTCCACAGGCCAGCAAACAACCTGCTCCCGTTCCCGGTCAGCAACAGGCCCCAGGCTCATCCGGAGTCAGTGACAGAGATATTTTCCTGAGGGCTTTGGTAAGCAATTCCAGTCCTTATCAGGGACAACCCATTACTTTGACCTATAAGTTATATACCCGGGTGGTAGTTTCACAGTACAGTATTGAAAAGCTGCCTACCTACCAGGGTTTCTGGGCGGAAGATGTCACAGGATCAGGTCAGCCGCCCCAGGTAACCGAAGAAGTTGTTGACGGGGTAAGATACAATGCAGCTATTGTCAGGCAGGTAGTCTTGTTTCCGCAGCGAGTTGGTGAGTTGACCATTGAACCATTGGATATGCAAACCCTCGTTCGGGTATCGGCTCCGAGAATGTCTGGAAGCCTGCTGGATGAATTCTTCGGAGGTTCTCCATTTGGCTCCTTCCAGAATGTGGATAAGCCGTTGCGCTCCCATCAGGTAAGGGTGAATGTTAAAACCCTGCCGGCACAAAACCGTCCACCCTCATTTACTGGCATGGTAGGCTCCTTTGAAATGAAGACCGAGCTTTCGCCTCTTCAGGCGAATGTTAACGAACCTGTCACCCTTTCCATCTCCATTTCAGGGAATGGCAATCTCAGGATGCTGGAACAGCCTGATGTCCAGTTTCCGGTTAATTTGGAGGCTTTTGATCCCAATATTACTGACAATATCCGCGTATCAGCATCCGGGGTTTCAGGGAGCAGGAGTTTCGAATACCTGCTAATCCCACGGACAGGTGGAACGTTTGAAATTCCGGCCATCCAGTTCAGCTATTTCGATCCGGTCGGTGGTCGGTATGTGACCCGGACAGGCGAACCCTTTTCCGTTGAAATTTCAGGATCGGCGCAGGCTATGGGTGAAGGCCCGGGCGGCGTCAATCAGGAAGAAGTCAGCTACCTGACCTCAGACATACGGTTTATTCAAAACAAGGTGTTTCGTCTTAAACCGATTGGTTCCATGTTTTTCCGCAGCAATTTATTTTATGCCCTTCTTTTGGGGACGATCGTCTTGTTTGGCTTGTTCCTCTTCGTGTGGCGCAGGCACATTCGCATCCATGGCGATACAGCTCTGATGCGCAACCGCAAAGCCCGGAAAATGGCTGCTAAGAGGCTGAAGAAGGCAGGTGCCTTTCTTGAAAAAGGAAAAAGCAATGAATTTTATGATGAGATTTTCAGGGCCTTGTGGGGATATCTTTCTGACAAGTTTAATATCCCGGTTTCTGAACTGAATAAAGAAGAGGTATCCTTGGTCTTTAAGCAAAAAGAAGTTTCACAAGAAATGGCTCAAAAGTTCCTGGAGGCCCTCAATGAATGCGAATTTGCACGCTTCGCTCCGGGTGCCCCTGAGGTGCGCATGGAAGAGATCTATCAAAGGGCAATGGACACCCTTGTAACCCTGGAAAAGGAATTGAAAAACAAAAAATCTTAA
- a CDS encoding transketolase: MTEIEKLKAIATQVRRDVLRMVHAVQSGHPGAPLGCAEFLSAMYFSILRHSPNFHPDGEHEDLFFLSNGHLSAGWYSVLARSGYFDLSELSTFRKINSRLQGHPATDEGLPGIRVASGSLGQGLSVANGAALSKKLNGDQHLIYCLLGDGEMQEGQVWEAAMFAAGRNIDNIIAVVDYNGQQIDGPVDDVMPLGNLKAKWEAFGWHVLEMDGNIVEKVLETMEEARKHCGKGKPVIVLMKTVMGKGVDFMEGSHKWHGSPPNDEQLVKALAQLEETFGDY; this comes from the coding sequence ATGACCGAAATCGAAAAGCTTAAAGCCATAGCAACCCAAGTCAGGAGAGACGTACTGCGCATGGTTCATGCCGTGCAGTCAGGACATCCCGGAGCCCCGCTGGGATGTGCGGAATTTTTATCAGCCATGTATTTCTCTATCCTGCGGCATTCGCCAAATTTTCATCCTGACGGGGAGCATGAAGATCTTTTCTTTTTGTCGAACGGTCATTTATCGGCTGGATGGTACAGCGTGCTTGCCCGCAGCGGATATTTTGATCTTAGTGAACTTAGCACATTCAGGAAAATCAACAGCCGCTTACAGGGCCATCCGGCCACTGATGAAGGTCTCCCGGGAATCAGGGTCGCCAGTGGATCGCTTGGGCAGGGGCTGAGTGTTGCCAATGGGGCTGCCCTTTCTAAAAAACTGAATGGGGACCAGCACCTCATTTACTGTCTGCTGGGTGACGGAGAAATGCAGGAGGGACAGGTTTGGGAAGCAGCAATGTTTGCTGCAGGAAGAAATATTGATAACATAATTGCCGTTGTAGATTATAACGGGCAGCAAATTGATGGTCCTGTTGATGATGTTATGCCGCTTGGTAACCTGAAGGCAAAGTGGGAAGCCTTTGGTTGGCATGTCCTGGAAATGGACGGCAATATTGTTGAAAAAGTCCTCGAAACCATGGAAGAAGCCAGGAAACATTGTGGCAAAGGAAAACCAGTTATTGTCCTTATGAAGACTGTTATGGGCAAAGGGGTTGATTTCATGGAAGGCTCGCATAAATGGCACGGCAGTCCTCCCAACGATGAACAACTGGTCAAAGCCCTTGCGCAATTGGAAGAAACCTTCGGGGATTATTGA